One stretch of Cryptosporangium aurantiacum DNA includes these proteins:
- a CDS encoding sugar ABC transporter substrate-binding protein, producing MDQRRSMFRTAAALALVLPLALAGCGGGGGSSGDSTSLRVLDYYNNDPDKPVYDRVLKACADENGLTIEREAVPGDTLIAKVLQQSSSRTLPDVLMLDNPDLQQIAATGALSPLSDYNLNADGYVPGVVAASTYEDKLYGLQPVTNTIGLFYNKDILAKAGVKPPTTWAELRTAAKKLTKGKQYGVAFSAPANYEGTWQFLPFMWSNGGDEKNIATPETAAALQLWVDLVNDGSASKSVVSWTQADVADQFRAGNAALMVNGPWQFPLLNENKDLNYDVVPIPAPKAGGTAVAPLGGETWTVPNTGNKDKQKNAAKIVACLNSDENQLLLAKERQTVPTKSALQAKFVADQPTMAAFSKLVEDARARTGELGEDWPKAATKIYTAVQSALTGGAPPLKALQDAQNG from the coding sequence ATGGATCAGCGTCGATCGATGTTCCGCACCGCAGCCGCTCTGGCGCTGGTGCTTCCGCTCGCTCTCGCCGGCTGCGGCGGTGGCGGCGGCTCGTCCGGAGACTCCACGTCCTTACGAGTCCTCGACTACTACAACAACGACCCCGACAAGCCCGTCTACGACAGGGTGCTGAAGGCCTGCGCCGACGAGAACGGCCTGACGATCGAGCGGGAGGCGGTGCCCGGCGACACGTTGATCGCCAAGGTGCTGCAGCAGAGCTCGTCCCGGACGCTGCCGGACGTCCTCATGCTCGACAACCCCGACCTGCAGCAGATCGCGGCGACCGGTGCGCTCTCCCCGCTGTCCGACTACAACCTGAACGCCGACGGGTACGTGCCCGGCGTCGTCGCCGCGTCGACCTACGAGGACAAGCTCTACGGTCTGCAGCCGGTCACGAACACGATCGGACTGTTCTACAACAAGGACATCCTGGCGAAAGCCGGCGTGAAGCCGCCGACGACCTGGGCCGAGCTCCGCACCGCCGCGAAGAAGCTGACCAAGGGCAAGCAATACGGCGTCGCGTTCTCCGCGCCGGCCAACTACGAGGGCACCTGGCAGTTCCTGCCGTTCATGTGGTCGAACGGCGGCGACGAGAAGAACATCGCGACACCGGAGACCGCCGCGGCGCTCCAGCTCTGGGTCGACCTGGTGAACGACGGCTCAGCGTCGAAGTCGGTGGTCAGCTGGACGCAGGCGGACGTCGCCGACCAGTTCCGGGCGGGCAATGCCGCGCTGATGGTGAACGGACCGTGGCAGTTCCCGCTGCTCAACGAGAACAAGGACCTGAACTACGACGTCGTCCCGATCCCGGCGCCGAAGGCGGGTGGCACCGCGGTCGCCCCGCTCGGTGGCGAGACCTGGACCGTCCCGAACACCGGCAACAAAGACAAGCAGAAGAACGCGGCGAAGATCGTCGCCTGCCTGAACTCGGACGAGAACCAGTTGCTGCTCGCCAAGGAGCGGCAGACCGTGCCGACGAAGTCGGCGCTGCAGGCGAAGTTCGTCGCCGATCAGCCGACGATGGCCGCGTTCAGCAAGCTCGTCGAGGACGCCAGGGCCCGCACCGGTGAGCTCGGTGAGGACTGGCCGAAGGCAGCCACCAAGATCTACACGGCCGTCCAGTCAGCGCTGACCGGCGGGGCGCCCCCGCTGAAGGCGCTGCAGGACGCCCAGAATGGCTGA
- a CDS encoding carbohydrate ABC transporter permease, with amino-acid sequence MKSWGWTAGGILILAVVLFPIYWMVNVSLQPSSGAVETPWVPVDLDFSGYAKAIRDQGGHLMTSLIISLGSVVFSLLIAAPAAYALAHLRIRWAGAVLLGVLLSQMVPGIVVANALYSAYNDLGLLNSIGGLILADSSTGIPFAMLILRAFMGALPREVIEAAWVDGAGPLRTFRSIVLPMSRNALVTAALFTFLFTWGDFLFALTLTTTEDVRPVTLGLYTYIGTFVEDWSSVMATAVLASIPAVVLLAVAQRYVAAGTTAGSLK; translated from the coding sequence ATGAAGTCCTGGGGATGGACCGCCGGCGGCATCCTGATCCTCGCCGTCGTCCTGTTCCCGATCTACTGGATGGTCAACGTCTCGCTGCAGCCGTCCAGCGGCGCGGTCGAGACGCCGTGGGTCCCGGTCGACCTCGACTTCAGCGGGTACGCGAAAGCGATCCGCGACCAGGGCGGCCACCTGATGACCAGCCTGATCATCTCGCTCGGCAGCGTGGTGTTCAGCCTGCTGATCGCCGCGCCCGCCGCGTACGCGCTGGCACACCTGCGGATCCGCTGGGCCGGCGCAGTGCTGCTCGGCGTCCTGCTCAGCCAGATGGTGCCCGGCATCGTCGTCGCCAACGCGCTCTACAGCGCGTACAACGACCTCGGCCTGCTCAACTCGATCGGCGGCCTGATCCTCGCCGATTCCAGCACCGGCATCCCGTTCGCGATGCTGATCCTGCGCGCGTTCATGGGCGCGCTGCCCCGCGAAGTGATCGAGGCGGCGTGGGTCGACGGCGCCGGCCCGCTGCGCACGTTCCGCTCGATCGTGCTGCCGATGAGCCGGAACGCGCTGGTCACCGCCGCGCTCTTCACGTTCCTGTTCACCTGGGGCGACTTCCTGTTCGCGCTGACGCTCACCACGACCGAGGACGTCCGGCCGGTGACGCTCGGCCTCTACACGTACATCGGAACGTTCGTCGAGGACTGGAGTTCGGTGATGGCCACCGCGGTCCTGGCGTCGATCCCCGCGGTCGTGCTGCTCGCAGTGGCGCAGCGGTACGTCGCGGCAGGCACCACCGCAGGCTCTCTCAAGTAG
- a CDS encoding LacI family DNA-binding transcriptional regulator, which translates to MVAFTSKDVARLAGVSQSTVSYVMSGKRPISEETRRRVLDAIDRLTYEPNAGARALASQRTNVVGLVVPFGRGVDTTGLLPFIETIAGAARARDHDVLLVTTDEGSAGIRRLAGRSLCDAIILMDLHATDDERLPVAASVRTPVILIGVPEDPHGLHCVDLDFGQAARLAVDELAATGHDRLVLVGHPGEIIERDLNYVRRFYDAARVAAAGHGLPLEVVAPVEWGRAAAGETADRLATRVAGRLGVIIPASNTVQPVVHALTARGVVPGRDLSVIGLLTDAAAAEAEPPITNVSLEPRDVSRRAMETLFRLLEQPAEAPRPPRVDLVAPQLTRRQTVMPAP; encoded by the coding sequence GTGGTCGCGTTCACGAGCAAAGACGTGGCCCGGCTCGCCGGGGTCTCCCAGAGCACGGTCTCCTACGTGATGAGCGGCAAGCGCCCGATCTCCGAGGAGACCCGCCGCCGGGTGCTGGACGCGATCGACCGCCTCACCTACGAACCCAACGCCGGGGCGCGTGCGCTGGCCAGCCAGCGGACGAACGTCGTCGGGCTGGTCGTCCCGTTCGGACGCGGGGTCGACACCACCGGACTGCTCCCGTTCATCGAGACGATCGCCGGCGCGGCCCGGGCCAGGGACCACGACGTCCTGCTCGTCACCACCGACGAGGGTTCCGCGGGCATCCGGCGGCTCGCCGGACGGTCGCTGTGCGACGCGATCATCCTGATGGACCTGCACGCCACCGACGACGAGCGGCTGCCGGTCGCCGCGAGCGTCCGCACGCCGGTGATCCTGATCGGCGTCCCCGAGGATCCGCACGGCCTGCACTGCGTCGACCTCGACTTCGGACAGGCCGCCCGGCTCGCGGTGGACGAGCTGGCCGCGACCGGCCACGACCGCCTGGTGCTGGTCGGCCATCCGGGGGAGATCATCGAACGCGACCTCAACTACGTCCGGCGCTTCTACGACGCTGCCCGGGTCGCCGCCGCCGGCCACGGCCTGCCGCTGGAGGTCGTGGCGCCGGTGGAGTGGGGCCGGGCCGCCGCGGGCGAGACCGCCGACCGGCTCGCCACCCGGGTGGCCGGCCGGCTCGGCGTGATCATCCCGGCGTCGAACACCGTCCAGCCGGTCGTCCACGCGCTCACCGCGCGCGGCGTGGTCCCCGGCCGGGACCTCTCGGTGATCGGTCTGCTCACCGACGCCGCGGCGGCCGAAGCCGAGCCGCCGATCACCAACGTCTCCCTCGAACCCCGGGACGTCTCCCGGCGCGCGATGGAGACCCTGTTCCGCCTGCTCGAACAGCCCGCGGAGGCACCTCGTCCCCCGCGGGTCGACCTGGTCGCCCCCCAACTCACCCGTCGGCAGACGGTGATGCCCGCGCCGTAG
- a CDS encoding sedoheptulose 7-phosphate cyclase has protein sequence MTSSSAKWEVRAELPIHYEIEETLDLLSVDNPTLLGSVDRAGTGATQLVLVDTTIDRLYGDRLRAYLEYHRVRYHLMPLPSAEEQKTIDLVLAVASAMNEVKAFRVRNPPIAIGGGVMLDIVGLAASLYRRGIPYIRVPTTLLGLVDVSVAAKTGVNFEGFRNRLGSYSPPLRTLIDRSFLATLPRRQLRNGMGEIFKMALIKDVRLFGLLERYGAALIEGRFQDAAPPGGTAAGGGPPARVGSNVADEVIGRAIQGMVEELQPNLWEKKLERSVDYGHSFSPLLEMRALPELYHGEAVALDCVFSAFLAEHRGFLEPEDVHRVVACARSLGLPVWHPLFCDPDALGEALADTVRHRNGDQNLPVMAAIGSARFLNDVTPAEIEAAAAAMAELAPVGAR, from the coding sequence GTGACGAGTTCTTCGGCGAAATGGGAAGTGCGAGCCGAACTTCCGATCCATTACGAGATCGAGGAAACCCTCGACCTGTTGTCGGTGGACAATCCCACCCTGCTCGGTTCCGTGGACCGTGCGGGAACAGGCGCGACTCAATTGGTCCTGGTCGACACCACGATCGACCGGCTGTACGGCGACCGGCTCCGGGCGTACCTGGAGTACCACCGCGTGCGGTACCACCTGATGCCGCTCCCGAGCGCCGAGGAACAGAAGACAATCGACCTGGTCCTCGCGGTGGCCAGCGCGATGAACGAGGTGAAGGCGTTCCGGGTGCGGAACCCGCCGATCGCGATCGGCGGCGGGGTCATGCTCGACATCGTCGGCCTCGCGGCCAGCCTGTACCGTCGCGGAATCCCGTACATCCGGGTGCCCACGACGCTGCTGGGCCTGGTCGACGTGAGCGTCGCCGCGAAGACCGGGGTTAATTTTGAGGGCTTCCGGAACCGGCTCGGCTCATACTCGCCGCCGCTCCGGACGTTGATCGACCGCAGTTTTCTGGCCACCCTGCCGCGGCGTCAGCTCCGCAACGGAATGGGCGAGATCTTCAAGATGGCGCTGATCAAGGACGTCCGGTTGTTCGGGCTGCTGGAACGGTATGGCGCCGCGTTGATCGAGGGCCGATTCCAGGACGCCGCCCCGCCGGGTGGTACCGCGGCGGGCGGTGGTCCTCCGGCTCGGGTCGGCTCGAACGTGGCCGACGAGGTCATCGGTCGCGCGATCCAAGGAATGGTCGAAGAACTTCAGCCAAATTTATGGGAAAAGAAACTCGAGCGCTCGGTCGACTACGGCCACTCGTTCTCCCCGCTGCTGGAGATGCGCGCGCTCCCCGAGCTCTACCACGGCGAGGCGGTCGCGCTCGACTGCGTGTTCTCCGCGTTCCTCGCCGAGCACCGTGGCTTCCTGGAACCGGAGGACGTCCACCGCGTGGTGGCCTGCGCCCGGTCGCTCGGACTCCCGGTCTGGCATCCGCTGTTTTGCGACCCGGACGCCCTCGGTGAGGCGCTCGCCGACACCGTCCGGCACCGCAACGGCGACCAGAACCTGCCGGTGATGGCCGCGATCGGCTCCGCCCGCTTCCTCAACGACGTCACGCCGGCCGAGATCGAGGCCGCGGCGGCGGCGATGGCCGAACTCGCGCCGGTCGGTGCGCGATGA
- a CDS encoding glycosyltransferase, whose amino-acid sequence MSRLYDVTPPARDPRLLEQSIGAERYAAFAAAGRDAAERFAGRKIVNINSTPAGGGVAEMLESLVSYARGLDIDAQWHVIEGDERFFEITKRIHNHIYGLPGDDGPLGEAEHADYFAVHQGVQARLAEIVGPDDIVVVHDPQPAGLVPLAKQLGVPVLWRCHIGVDVSTPHDVEGWEFIRRYVEPADTYLLTRVEYAPDWMERGRLRTLRSSIDPMAPKNRPLEPQFVRDVLAHYGLIAGSAPAGLTFTRKDGSTSPIARRADILQAGPPAPADAPLVVQISRWDRMKDMPGVARAFADHLLDTDAHLALVGPAISGYADDPEGAEQMLEAMSAWRALPGAARERIHLACIPMTDLEENALVINALQRHAAVITQKSISEGFGLTVVEAMLKGTPVVGSTVGGLLEQIVDAESGLLVEASDLAGFADALRRLLTDADYAAKIGDAGRERALDLFTADRHLARYGKLIGETLARR is encoded by the coding sequence ATGAGCCGCCTGTACGACGTCACGCCGCCCGCCCGCGACCCGCGGTTGCTCGAGCAGTCGATCGGGGCCGAGCGGTACGCCGCGTTCGCCGCGGCCGGCCGGGACGCCGCCGAGCGGTTCGCCGGACGGAAGATCGTCAACATCAACTCCACGCCCGCCGGCGGCGGTGTCGCCGAGATGCTGGAGAGCCTGGTCTCCTACGCCCGCGGCCTGGACATCGACGCCCAGTGGCACGTGATCGAGGGCGACGAGCGGTTCTTCGAGATCACCAAGCGGATCCACAACCACATCTACGGCTTACCGGGGGACGACGGCCCGCTCGGCGAGGCGGAGCACGCCGACTACTTCGCCGTTCATCAGGGAGTGCAGGCCCGGCTCGCGGAGATCGTCGGCCCGGACGACATCGTCGTGGTGCACGACCCGCAACCCGCGGGGCTGGTGCCGCTGGCCAAGCAGCTGGGCGTCCCGGTGCTGTGGCGGTGCCACATCGGCGTCGACGTGAGCACGCCGCACGACGTCGAGGGCTGGGAGTTCATCCGGCGGTACGTCGAACCCGCCGACACGTACCTGCTGACCCGGGTGGAGTACGCGCCGGACTGGATGGAACGCGGCCGGCTGCGGACGCTCCGGTCGTCGATCGACCCGATGGCGCCGAAGAACCGCCCGCTGGAGCCGCAGTTCGTCCGCGACGTGCTGGCCCACTACGGGCTGATCGCGGGTTCCGCGCCCGCGGGGCTCACGTTCACCCGCAAGGACGGCTCGACGAGCCCGATCGCCCGCCGTGCCGACATCCTCCAGGCCGGGCCGCCCGCGCCCGCCGACGCGCCGCTCGTCGTCCAGATCTCACGCTGGGACCGGATGAAGGACATGCCGGGCGTCGCCCGCGCGTTCGCCGACCACCTGCTCGACACCGACGCGCACCTGGCGCTGGTGGGGCCCGCGATCAGCGGTTACGCGGACGACCCGGAGGGCGCCGAGCAGATGCTGGAGGCGATGAGCGCCTGGCGCGCGCTGCCCGGCGCGGCCCGGGAACGGATCCACCTGGCGTGCATCCCGATGACCGACCTGGAGGAGAACGCGCTGGTGATCAACGCGCTGCAGCGGCACGCGGCGGTGATCACCCAGAAGAGCATCTCCGAGGGGTTCGGGCTCACGGTCGTCGAGGCGATGCTCAAGGGGACGCCGGTCGTGGGCAGCACGGTCGGCGGGCTGCTGGAGCAGATCGTCGACGCGGAGTCCGGGCTGCTCGTCGAGGCGTCCGACCTGGCCGGGTTCGCCGACGCCCTGCGGCGCCTGCTCACCGACGCCGACTACGCCGCGAAGATCGGCGACGCGGGCCGCGAACGCGCGCTCGACCTCTTCACCGCCGACCGCCACCTGGCCCGCTACGGAAAGCTCATCGGGGAGACGCTCGCCCGGCGTTGA
- a CDS encoding carbohydrate ABC transporter permease: MADLRRRHRALEILFLVPAVAYLVLFFGYPVVKNVVMGFQKYTTSTFYTGEAPWVGLANYSAVIGSAVFDKAVLNTALFTAGSIAGQFVLGLAIAVYFRRRFPLSGLLRSLLLLPWLIPLIVASAVWRWILDQDNGVLNRVLPTDPGWLTSTSLALIACIIVNIWIGIPFNATILYGGLQDIPTDLYEAAALDGATGWRAFRYVTWPLLRPVVNVVLVLGLVYTIKVLDLILGLTRGGPANATQTLATQSYHLSFVEFDFGQGAALGNILIAVSLVFAFLYLRAARREA, from the coding sequence ATGGCTGATCTACGCCGCCGGCACCGGGCACTGGAAATCCTGTTCCTGGTGCCGGCGGTGGCCTACCTCGTGCTGTTCTTCGGCTACCCGGTGGTCAAGAACGTCGTGATGGGCTTCCAGAAGTACACGACGTCGACGTTCTACACCGGCGAGGCGCCCTGGGTGGGGCTCGCGAACTACAGCGCGGTGATCGGCTCCGCGGTGTTCGACAAGGCGGTGCTCAACACCGCGCTGTTCACCGCGGGGTCGATCGCCGGGCAGTTCGTGCTCGGCCTGGCGATCGCGGTGTACTTCCGGCGCCGGTTCCCGCTGTCGGGCCTGCTGCGCTCGTTGCTGTTGCTGCCCTGGCTGATCCCGCTGATCGTGGCCAGCGCGGTGTGGCGCTGGATCCTCGACCAGGACAACGGGGTCCTGAACCGGGTTCTCCCCACCGATCCGGGCTGGCTGACCAGCACGTCGCTGGCGCTGATCGCCTGCATCATCGTCAACATCTGGATCGGCATCCCGTTCAACGCGACGATCCTCTACGGCGGGCTGCAGGACATCCCCACCGATCTCTACGAGGCCGCCGCGCTGGACGGCGCCACGGGCTGGCGGGCGTTCCGCTACGTCACCTGGCCGCTGCTGCGGCCCGTGGTCAACGTCGTCCTGGTGCTCGGGCTGGTCTACACGATCAAGGTGCTCGACCTGATCCTGGGCCTGACCCGGGGCGGCCCGGCCAACGCGACCCAGACGCTCGCGACGCAGTCGTACCACCTGTCGTTCGTGGAGTTCGACTTCGGACAGGGCGCCGCACTCGGCAACATCCTGATCGCGGTGTCGCTGGTGTTCGCCTTTCTCTACCTGCGCGCCGCCCGGAGGGAAGCATGA
- a CDS encoding HAD family hydrolase, with the protein MPLVARPDDAGCLVFDWDGTLVDSTSANYQALARTLAGYGIPLDEDWYRARTGMSSDEMIEVLSAGALDAVAVSAERDALFLQSPDAVRELSAVAGIARAFHGRVPLVVASGGSGPVIRATMRTLGLDGLFDAIVTREDVRAGKPEPDIFLLAAERVGVPPERCLVYEDSDEGLLAAARAGMPAIDVRPWRYGRLPPASIDVRAAPPGRHDPLPRHPAPNRKDRAS; encoded by the coding sequence GTGCCGCTGGTCGCACGCCCCGACGACGCCGGCTGCCTGGTCTTCGACTGGGACGGGACGCTCGTCGACAGCACCTCGGCGAACTACCAGGCCCTGGCGCGCACGCTCGCCGGCTACGGCATCCCGCTCGACGAGGACTGGTACCGCGCCCGGACCGGGATGTCGTCGGACGAGATGATCGAGGTCCTGTCGGCGGGGGCGCTGGACGCCGTCGCGGTGAGCGCCGAGCGGGACGCGCTGTTCCTGCAGTCCCCGGACGCCGTCCGCGAGCTGTCCGCGGTGGCCGGCATCGCCCGCGCGTTCCACGGCCGGGTGCCGCTCGTCGTCGCGTCCGGCGGATCCGGGCCGGTGATCCGGGCGACGATGCGGACGCTCGGCCTCGACGGGCTGTTCGACGCGATCGTGACCAGGGAGGACGTCCGCGCGGGCAAACCGGAGCCGGACATCTTCCTGCTCGCTGCGGAGCGGGTCGGTGTCCCGCCGGAGCGATGCCTGGTCTACGAGGACAGCGACGAAGGACTGCTCGCGGCGGCCCGCGCCGGCATGCCCGCGATCGACGTCCGTCCGTGGCGATATGGCCGCCTGCCACCGGCGTCGATCGACGTCCGTGCAGCGCCCCCTGGGCGACACGACCCCCTGCCGCGACACCCCGCCCCGAACCGGAAGGACCGTGCCTCATGA
- a CDS encoding GMC family oxidoreductase: MRAEEYDYIVVGAGLAGCVVAGRLAETGATVLVLEAGPWVEDERITRPSGWPWLLGSDYDWRYRTEPQRHLGGRVLSWPRGRLVGGSGAINALVWIRGAPSDFAAWARYGGPSWGPDAMSERFTALASSGRVSVEPQYRPHPYALAFVEAAVASGLPPNPDFNRGDQEGIGLYRITRRGPHRFSTAEGYLRPALETGRLTVVPDSPVERIVLENGRATGVTSGGSTYRASREVVLTAGTVASPQLLLLSGVGPADELRPHGITPVLDLPGVGANLHDHVQISVSYRTQDLVPLAPESNLGEAGGFVASRPGLPAPDIQLSFAPMENLNHAEALGGGFTIGPAVTRPRSRGTLTLRSAAPGEPPRIDPNYLADPADVETLIEGVRIARAIAATKPLADLRADGAADRFPEPGRRELEEFVRAGAETQFHPVGTCRFGTDDEAVVDPELRVRGVEGLRVADASVIPEMITGNIQAATIVIAERAAELIRGGHS; the protein is encoded by the coding sequence TTGCGAGCTGAGGAGTACGACTACATCGTGGTCGGGGCGGGCCTCGCGGGGTGCGTCGTCGCCGGGCGGCTCGCCGAGACCGGCGCGACGGTCCTGGTGCTGGAGGCCGGGCCCTGGGTCGAGGACGAGCGGATCACCCGGCCGAGCGGCTGGCCCTGGCTGCTCGGCTCGGACTACGACTGGCGCTACCGCACCGAACCGCAGCGCCACCTCGGTGGGCGGGTGCTGTCCTGGCCGCGCGGCCGGCTCGTCGGTGGTTCCGGCGCGATCAATGCCCTGGTGTGGATCCGTGGTGCACCGTCCGATTTTGCCGCCTGGGCCCGCTACGGCGGGCCGTCCTGGGGTCCGGACGCCATGAGCGAGCGATTCACCGCGCTGGCATCGTCCGGACGCGTGAGCGTCGAGCCCCAGTACCGGCCGCACCCGTACGCGCTCGCGTTCGTGGAGGCGGCGGTCGCGAGCGGCCTGCCGCCGAACCCGGACTTCAACCGCGGGGACCAGGAGGGGATCGGCCTCTACCGGATCACCCGCCGCGGCCCGCACCGGTTCTCCACGGCCGAGGGTTATCTGCGCCCGGCGCTGGAGACCGGCCGCCTCACGGTGGTGCCGGACTCGCCGGTGGAGCGGATCGTCCTCGAGAACGGCCGGGCCACCGGGGTGACCAGCGGTGGCTCCACGTACCGCGCGAGCAGGGAGGTGGTGCTCACCGCCGGAACCGTCGCGAGCCCGCAGCTGCTCCTGCTCTCCGGCGTCGGCCCGGCCGACGAGCTCCGGCCGCACGGCATCACCCCGGTACTGGACCTGCCCGGCGTCGGCGCGAACCTGCACGACCACGTGCAGATCTCGGTCTCCTACCGGACCCAGGACCTGGTGCCGCTGGCGCCCGAGTCGAACCTCGGCGAGGCCGGTGGGTTTGTCGCGTCGCGCCCCGGGCTGCCCGCGCCGGACATCCAGCTCTCGTTCGCGCCGATGGAGAACCTCAACCACGCCGAGGCGCTCGGCGGCGGGTTCACGATCGGCCCGGCGGTCACCCGGCCCCGCAGCCGGGGGACGCTCACCCTGCGCTCGGCGGCCCCCGGCGAACCACCGCGGATCGACCCGAACTACCTCGCCGACCCCGCCGACGTCGAGACGTTGATCGAGGGCGTCCGGATCGCGCGGGCGATCGCGGCGACCAAACCGCTGGCCGACCTGCGCGCCGACGGTGCCGCGGACCGTTTTCCCGAACCCGGCAGGCGGGAGCTGGAGGAGTTCGTCCGGGCCGGTGCCGAGACCCAGTTCCACCCGGTCGGCACCTGCCGGTTCGGCACCGACGACGAGGCGGTGGTCGACCCGGAGCTCCGGGTGCGCGGCGTCGAGGGACTCCGGGTCGCGGACGCGTCGGTGATACCGGAGATGATCACCGGCAACATCCAGGCCGCGACGATCGTGATCGCCGAACGCGCCGCGGAGCTGATCCGGGGAGGGCACTCGTGA
- a CDS encoding SDR family NAD(P)-dependent oxidoreductase → MNDDFEGRVVLVTGGSTGIGQGAAEAFAVAGLRVMIAARDAARGEAAAAAIRDAGGEARFHRADITDADDVRTLVEATVDAYGSLDFAFNNAGAAHGGGIADLTEEAFDATFAVNSRGLWLCLKYEIAQMRRQGHGAIVNNTSVHGFRAVFPNVAAYIASKHAAVALTRVAAMEEAAHGIRVNGVAPGPIDTAMLAESERTVGGATAWKALIPAGRVGRVDEVAGVALWLFSSAASYVNGQVVAVDGGFLAS, encoded by the coding sequence ATGAACGACGACTTCGAGGGCCGCGTCGTCCTGGTGACCGGCGGCAGCACCGGAATCGGGCAGGGCGCCGCCGAGGCGTTCGCCGTCGCCGGCCTGCGGGTGATGATCGCCGCCAGGGACGCCGCGCGCGGCGAGGCTGCGGCCGCCGCGATCCGCGACGCGGGCGGCGAGGCCCGCTTCCACCGCGCCGACATCACCGATGCCGACGACGTCCGGACGCTCGTCGAAGCGACCGTGGACGCGTACGGCAGCCTGGATTTTGCGTTCAACAACGCGGGCGCCGCACACGGTGGCGGCATCGCCGACCTCACCGAGGAGGCGTTCGACGCGACGTTCGCGGTGAACTCCCGCGGCCTCTGGCTCTGCCTGAAGTACGAGATCGCGCAGATGCGCAGGCAGGGCCACGGCGCGATCGTCAACAACACGTCGGTGCACGGCTTCCGTGCGGTGTTCCCGAACGTCGCCGCGTACATCGCGTCCAAACACGCGGCGGTGGCGCTGACCCGGGTGGCCGCGATGGAGGAGGCGGCCCACGGCATCCGGGTCAACGGCGTCGCGCCCGGCCCGATCGACACCGCGATGCTCGCCGAGTCCGAGCGCACGGTCGGCGGCGCCACGGCCTGGAAAGCGCTGATCCCGGCGGGCCGGGTCGGCCGGGTCGACGAGGTGGCCGGGGTCGCGCTCTGGCTGTTCTCGTCGGCCGCGAGCTACGTCAACGGGCAGGTCGTCGCGGTCGACGGAGGTTTCCTTGCGAGCTGA
- a CDS encoding Gfo/Idh/MocA family protein has translation MRWGILGATGYISSLLMPAIVASDKSSLVSVASRDPRGAEVVAEQYGVRAQPDYAALVADPDVDAVYVPLPNTEHLEWTLRALAAGKHVLVEKPIVLRGADLARIADAARDADRLVMEAFMYRFHPQQARAAALLADGAVGSLRLVRASFAYPIASGSGNIRLDPTLGGGATWDVGVYAVDVACVAFDREPLTVTGQSTVRPGESVETSLAGVLDFGEGRRAVLDYSIDYGPCAEYQLQGESGTITVHNAWAKDGQPGRITVTTEKETWTEELPAVDHYRLQVEAFVAAATGRGPAPVTLAESERTGRVAAALRAAAAEGHMLPLPEYTW, from the coding sequence GTGAGGTGGGGAATCCTCGGCGCCACCGGGTACATCAGTTCGCTGCTGATGCCCGCGATCGTGGCGTCCGACAAAAGCAGTTTGGTGTCGGTCGCCAGCCGGGACCCGCGGGGTGCCGAGGTCGTGGCCGAGCAGTACGGAGTTCGGGCGCAGCCCGACTACGCGGCCTTGGTGGCCGACCCGGACGTCGACGCGGTCTACGTGCCGCTGCCCAACACCGAGCACCTCGAGTGGACGCTGCGCGCGCTGGCGGCCGGGAAACACGTGCTGGTAGAGAAGCCGATCGTGTTGCGGGGCGCCGACCTGGCGCGGATCGCGGACGCCGCCAGGGACGCCGACCGGCTGGTGATGGAGGCGTTCATGTACCGCTTCCACCCGCAGCAGGCGCGGGCCGCCGCGCTGCTGGCCGACGGCGCGGTCGGGTCGCTCCGGCTGGTCCGGGCGTCGTTCGCGTACCCGATCGCCAGCGGGAGCGGGAACATCCGGCTCGACCCCACGCTGGGCGGCGGTGCGACCTGGGACGTCGGTGTGTACGCGGTCGACGTCGCCTGCGTGGCGTTCGACCGGGAGCCGCTGACGGTCACCGGGCAGTCGACCGTCCGCCCGGGAGAGTCGGTGGAGACCAGCCTGGCCGGGGTGCTCGACTTCGGCGAGGGCCGGCGTGCGGTGCTCGACTACAGCATCGACTACGGGCCGTGCGCGGAGTACCAGCTGCAGGGGGAGTCCGGCACGATCACCGTCCACAACGCCTGGGCCAAGGACGGACAGCCCGGCCGTATCACGGTGACCACCGAGAAGGAGACCTGGACCGAGGAACTGCCCGCGGTCGACCACTACCGGCTGCAGGTCGAGGCGTTCGTCGCGGCGGCCACCGGGCGGGGCCCCGCCCCGGTCACGCTCGCGGAGAGCGAGCGCACCGGCCGGGTAGCGGCGGCGTTGCGGGCCGCGGCGGCCGAGGGTCACATGTTGCCGCTGCCGGAGTACACCTGGTGA